Proteins encoded in a region of the Falco biarmicus isolate bFalBia1 chromosome W, bFalBia1.pri, whole genome shotgun sequence genome:
- the LOC130141903 gene encoding very low-density lipoprotein receptor-like, whose translation MWKVIAVEPLSGFMYWSDWGEPAKIEKAGMNGFDRQQLVTTEIQWPNGIALDLVKSRLYWLDSKLHMLSSVDFNGQDRRIVLKSHMFLPHPLALTIFEDHVYWIDGENEAVYGANKFNGSELITLVNNLNDAQDIIVYHELVQPSGRNWCEENMANGGCSYLCLPAPQINENSPKYICVCPVGYLLQEDGLRCAGLNITGPSVATESHHPVLRFNDRY comes from the coding sequence ATGTGGAAAGTTATTGCCGTAGAACCTCTCTCTGGCTTTATGTACTGGTCAGACTGGGGTGAGCCAGCAAAAATTGAAAAAGCAGGAATGAATGGATTTGACAGACAGCAGCTTGTGACAACAGAAATCCAATGGCCTAATGGAATTGCTCTAGATCTTGTAAAAAGCCGTCTGTACTGGCTTGATTCTAAACTACATATGCTGTCAAGCGTTGACTTCAATGGCCAGGACCgtagaattgtgctgaagtctCATATGTTCCTTCCTCATCCTCTTGCTCTAACAATATTTGAGGACCATGTGTACTGGATCGATGGAGAGAATGAGGCAGTCTATGGTGCCAACAAATTTAATGGATCTGAATTGATTACTTTAGTAAACAACCTCAACGATGCACAGGACATCATTGTGTATCATGAACTTGTTCAGCCTTCAGGCAGGAACTGGTGTGAAGAGAACATGGCAAATGGAGGCTGTAGCTAcctgtgcctgcctgctcctcagATAAATGAAAACTCTCCAAAGTACATCTGTGTATGTCCTGTTGGATACTTGTTGCAGGAGGATGGTCTGAGATGTGCAGGATTAAACATCACTGGTCCCTCCGTTGCAACAGAAAGTCACCACCCAGTACTGAGATTTAATGACAGATATTAA